In Gimesia panareensis, the genomic window TCTGACTGATGTCATTCATGAGGAGCACATAATCACTCCCCGGCAGACACTCTGTTTACTGTCCCTTGTTTACACTGACATATGCAGAAACTATAATACGTTCGTATATAGACAGCTGTCCGAGGAGTTTTTGAATGTCAATTACAGAGACACGTTTGATTCGCAACACGATTGCTATATTGGCTTTAGGCGTCTTGTGGGTTGGCCCGAATACTGAGAAGGTGCAATCGGCAGAGGACGAATCTCTGGTGGCGCACAAAGCGGAGGCGAAGAAATTCTTCAGTAAACGTGTCACTCCCTTCATCAAAAAATATTGCATCGACTGTCACCAGAACCGACGCCCCACAGAAGCCGGACTCAGCTTTGACCCGGCCCTGCAAACTCCCGGTCATGCGGCCTTCAGCGAGAAGTGGAAGAAATCAGCCGCCCGGGTGAAAACGCACGACATGCCGCCGGATGGGATGGACCAGCCGACCGCTGAAGAACGCCAGATGTTTGCTCAATGGCTGGAGAAGGTCAAATATCTCAGCCCGAAAGATCCGGGACCGTTTGTCATTCGACGGCTGACCAAAACCGAATATGGTAACACCCTGCACGATCTGTTTGGCGTCGATCCAAGCATCGTCGCTAGTCTGCCGGACGAAGTCAGCGGCGAAGGATATCTCAATTCGCTCTCCCCGCTGCAACTCGAACAGTATCTGACGATCTCACAGAAGGTGCTGGATCAGGCTCTGGCGCCGGAAGGGAAGCCCCCCACAAACATCCAAAAGTTGCTGTTTGGTGAGCCCCCCGCTTCCGGGACCGACGTCCAGGCGACAGCACGCAAGATGGCCCAGACCCTGGCCCGAAAAGCCTATCGTCGGCCTCCCTCCGCAGCGGAACTGGATGTCCTGCTGAAAGTATTTGATCTGGGTCAACAGAACAACCTCAGCTACCTGGCCTCCAGTCGCCTGATGCTCAAGGCGATCCTGGTCTCTCCCCAGTTCCTTTTTATTACTCCGGCGAAGGAGATCAAGGCGGAGAAAGGGATTGTGCCTCTCGATGATTACCAGCTCGCCTCGCGCCTGTCATATCTGCTTTGGGCCACCATGCCCGATGATGAGCTGATGGCGTTAGCTGACCAGGGAAAACTCCACGAGCCGCCGGTCCTGAAAGCGCAGGTCACCCGCATGCTGCTGGACTCTCGTTCGCGGGCCCTGTTTGATGGCTTTGGGGCGCAGTGGCTGAAGCTGGGAAATCTGCATGATCGGACCTTTGATCTTGAGAAATTCCCGCAAATGACCGACGAAATGCGAACGGCAATGTATGACGAAGCCCGTCTCTTTTTCGATAGTATCGTGCGTGAGAACCATAGCGTTGCCGATTTTATCGACAGCGATTACACCTTCCTCAATGGAAACCTGGCCACGCTGTATGGTCTGGAAAAAACAGTCACCGGCCCCGAGATGCGTAAAGTCAAACTGACCAATGGCAATCGAGGCGGGATCCTGGGAATGCCCGGCGTGCTCGCTGCGACCTCCTTCCCCAACCGCACCAGCCCCGTCAATCGGGGCGTCTGGGTTCTGGAACAGGTACTCGGAGACGAAGTACCGGCGGCTCCACCCAATGTTCCGGCATTAGAAAAACAGGACCAGAAGCAGGTCGCGAATCTGACACTCCGCGAACGCACCGAACTGCACCGCGCCGATCCTGTCTGTGCCAACTGCCATCGCTTACTCGATCCCATCGGGTTCGGCCTGGAGAACTTCGATGCCATTGGACGCTGGCGCGACCAGGACGATAACGGTGAGGCGATCGACGCCTCAGGCGAACTTCCGGGAGGCAAGCATTTTTCCAACCCCAGAGAATTAAAAACCATTATCGCCGCACACAACGCAGAGTTTTCTCGCAATCTGGTCGAGCGACTGTTAGCCTATGCGTTATGCCGACGCCTCGAAGGTTATGACGAGATTGTAGTAGATCAGTTGATGCAGAAGATCGCCCAGGATGACTACCGCATGCAGACGCTCATCACTGCGGTCGTCACCAGTTATCCTTTTACGCATCGACGAATCGAGTAACACGCGAACGACATATTTGATTATTTTACCCGACGGAATTGCAGCCCGTCGTGCAACGAACTTACTTTCCTCTGCAACCCACCCGAAGGCCTGCCCATGAGCAAACACACCATCATCAATCGTCGTACCTGCCTGAAAGGTATGGGAGCCGCACTGGCCCTGCCCCTGCTGGATGTGATGGGCTGGGCGGAAGCCAGCGAGAAAAAGGCGTTCAAGCCTCCCGTACGGCTCGGATTCATGTACATGCCTCACGGCGTGATCATGGATCAGTTCTGGCCCAAAGATGCAGAGAGTTTCCTGACCTCGCCTCCCCCTGCCCTCGAGTCACTGCGCCCCGTGATCGATCAGTGTCTGCTGATGAAGGGCATCGCCGGGGTTTCCAACGGCCCCTACCGGGGTGCGCCACACGCACTCGAACTCTCAACGTGGCTCACTGCTGCGTTGCCCGACCCGGACAAGCGGGACGAGATCAGCATCTCGATCTCCGCCGATCAGATCGCCGCGAATTCCCTGGGGGCGTTCACCGCGTTACCTTCGCTGGAACTCGCCACGATGCCGCAAACCTGGAAGGAAAACCAGGCAGGGCTCAACGAAGCCTACTATTCGCACTGCAGCTTTCGCTCTCCGACCCAGGCGGTCCCAGCCGAGACCAATCCCCGCAACGTGCTGAATCGCCTGTTCAACAAGAAGGAACAAGGGAGCGGACTGACATCAAATGGGATGAGCAGTCTGGACCGCAGTATGCTGGACCTGGTGATCGGCGGTGCCCGCGATCTCAGACGCACCCTCTCGCAGACCGACCAGCGCAAGCTGGACCAGTACCTGGACAGTGTTCGCTCGGTCGAACGCCGGATCGCCGCTATTGAAATGCGCCAGAAAGAAGCGGCTTTGGAAAAGTCGGGAGTCCGCCCCAGCCGCAGTCACAAGACCGCTCCGCCCATCGAAATCAAAATACCGGAGGGCGACAAACGCAGCGAGTACATGCAGGTCATGTGCGACCTCAACGTGCTGGCCTTCCAGACCGACACGACCCGTGTCTGCACCTACATCGGCTCCACCCCGAACGGTGTGTCATACCCGGAACTCGGATTTAAAGACCAGCACCATTCCCAGACGCACCACAACGGCGAGAAAAAGAAAGTCGACAAAGTCGCCGCGATCACGAAATTCAATATCGACCAGTTTGCCTACATGGTCAACAAGATGCACAGCCTGCAGGAAGGCGACGGCACCCTGCTGGATAACTGTATCATGATGTGGGGCTCCGGCCTGGAAGACGGCGACAGGCACACCCGCGCCAACCTGCCCTTCATCCTCGCCGGAAGCGGAGGCGGTGCCATCAACACGGGACGCTTCCTGCCCGATGTCAAAGGCAACCAGGGCGACCTGCTCACCACCCTGCTGACGTGTGCCGGCATTCCGCTGGACCGCCCTGTCGGAATCGCCACAAAACAGATCGCCGAGATCCCCGCCAAATCCTGAAATCTGACCTGACACGACATTTTATTTTGGCCCCTCTCCACCTCCGTGGAACCCGGTCTTTGACTGTCGAACTATGAAAAAATGTCGTGAGCGACCGTCCCGGAAACGTCCGTCAGTCGGAAATCGCGGCCCGAATAGTGATACGTGAGCTGTTCGTGATCCAGGCCGAGCAGGTGCAGGATCGTCGCGTGCAGGTCGTGCGTCCCCATTTTCCCGGCAACCGCCTCGCGTCCCAACTCGTCGGTGGAACCGTACCGCAAACCGCCCTTCACTCCCCCGCCGGCCATCCACATCGTGAACCCCTTGTTGTTGTGCCCGCGGCCTCCGTTGTTGTCCGGGCCCGCCTGTCGACCAAATTCGCCCCCCCAGACGAGCAGCGTGTCACGCAACAAGTCCCGCTGCTTCAGATCGGCAATCAGCCCCGCGATCGGCTTGTCCGTCGCCGTCGCTTTGAACTCGAATGCTTCGCGCATTTTGGAATGATGGTCCCAGCCGTTGCTGGTGAGCTGAATGAAACGCACCCCCTGCTCAGCCAGGCGACGCGCCATCAGGCATTGCGTGCCAAAGCGAGCCGTTCGCTGGTCATCCAGCCCGTAGAGCCGCTGCGTTTCCTGTGTCTCCCGGGAAAGGTCCAGCGTTTCCGGCACGGATGACTGCATGCGAAAGGCCAGCTCAGCAGATTCGATCAGCCCCTCAATTTCCGGATTGCTGGCATCCTGCTTCAATAATCGCCGATTGGCCCGCTGGACAAAATCGAGTTGTTTCCGTTGGTCAGCGCCTGAGAGAGTCCGATTCCGAATATTCGGCAACCCCCGCGCTGCACTACTCAAGCGGGTCCCCTGAAACGTGGCCGGCAAAAAAGCCGAACCGTAGTTTGCAGCGCCCCCTTTATCGACAATCGGATCGATCGTCACAAACCCCGGCAGGCTGTCAGCCTCAGAGCCCAGGCCATACGTCACCCATGCCCCCACGGAAGGACGCACAAAGTTTTCATTACCGGTATGCAGTGCCACAACCGCCTGGTGATGCCCCGGATTGTTCGTCTGCATGCCGTTAAGCAGGCACAACTCGTCGGCCTGCTGCGCCAGCTGCGGATACGCATCGGAGATCATCAGGCCACTCTCCCCGCGCGGTTTGAAGTCAAACACGGGAGCCAGGTAGCGACTCTTCGCATCGCCGCCAACCCGTGCCAGCTCGGGTCGCCAGTCAAACGAATCCAGGTGTGAGGGGCCCCCTTCCATGAACAGGAAGATCACGCGTTTCGCCCGAGCGGCAAAATGTGGTTTCTTCGGCGCCAGCGGATTGCCCGTGCTCTTGTTACAGGCAGCCCGCTGTGCTTTCAGTGCTGAGAACGCCAGCCAGCCAAAACCGGCCGCAGTCTGTTGGAGAAAAGAACGGCGACTGGTCACACGTGCGGTATTGCTGCAAAATCGTAAATTCATTGGTTCTGCCTGCGATCTAGAGTAATGTTCGAAACTCACCACAGATAAATAAAGCCTGTATCAGCGCCGACCAGCGGTAGATCTCCGTCTGTCCCGTCAAACCTGCCATGAACGTCTCCGCGTCCTTGATTTCTCCCCTGTCGGGTAATCGTCCCAGCAGGCATAAGTAAATCGCCTGGATGCGTTCTCGGCGACTGGTCTGCTCGTTGAGCATCAGCAGCCCCGTATCCCCGGCGATCCGGTTTGCGAAATCACTGTTCATCAGAAACAGGGCCTGCGGTGCGACGGTGGTCACCTCGCGCTGGCCTTTGACCTGGGTCGGGTTCGGAAAATCAAATGTCGAGTACATCTCGGGCAGCAAGGAACGCAGCACGGGCAGATAAACAGTCCGATATGGCGAACTGATCTCCAGCAGA contains:
- a CDS encoding DUF1592 domain-containing protein, giving the protein MSITETRLIRNTIAILALGVLWVGPNTEKVQSAEDESLVAHKAEAKKFFSKRVTPFIKKYCIDCHQNRRPTEAGLSFDPALQTPGHAAFSEKWKKSAARVKTHDMPPDGMDQPTAEERQMFAQWLEKVKYLSPKDPGPFVIRRLTKTEYGNTLHDLFGVDPSIVASLPDEVSGEGYLNSLSPLQLEQYLTISQKVLDQALAPEGKPPTNIQKLLFGEPPASGTDVQATARKMAQTLARKAYRRPPSAAELDVLLKVFDLGQQNNLSYLASSRLMLKAILVSPQFLFITPAKEIKAEKGIVPLDDYQLASRLSYLLWATMPDDELMALADQGKLHEPPVLKAQVTRMLLDSRSRALFDGFGAQWLKLGNLHDRTFDLEKFPQMTDEMRTAMYDEARLFFDSIVRENHSVADFIDSDYTFLNGNLATLYGLEKTVTGPEMRKVKLTNGNRGGILGMPGVLAATSFPNRTSPVNRGVWVLEQVLGDEVPAAPPNVPALEKQDQKQVANLTLRERTELHRADPVCANCHRLLDPIGFGLENFDAIGRWRDQDDNGEAIDASGELPGGKHFSNPRELKTIIAAHNAEFSRNLVERLLAYALCRRLEGYDEIVVDQLMQKIAQDDYRMQTLITAVVTSYPFTHRRIE
- a CDS encoding DUF1552 domain-containing protein; this translates as MSKHTIINRRTCLKGMGAALALPLLDVMGWAEASEKKAFKPPVRLGFMYMPHGVIMDQFWPKDAESFLTSPPPALESLRPVIDQCLLMKGIAGVSNGPYRGAPHALELSTWLTAALPDPDKRDEISISISADQIAANSLGAFTALPSLELATMPQTWKENQAGLNEAYYSHCSFRSPTQAVPAETNPRNVLNRLFNKKEQGSGLTSNGMSSLDRSMLDLVIGGARDLRRTLSQTDQRKLDQYLDSVRSVERRIAAIEMRQKEAALEKSGVRPSRSHKTAPPIEIKIPEGDKRSEYMQVMCDLNVLAFQTDTTRVCTYIGSTPNGVSYPELGFKDQHHSQTHHNGEKKKVDKVAAITKFNIDQFAYMVNKMHSLQEGDGTLLDNCIMMWGSGLEDGDRHTRANLPFILAGSGGGAINTGRFLPDVKGNQGDLLTTLLTCAGIPLDRPVGIATKQIAEIPAKS
- a CDS encoding DUF1501 domain-containing protein; translation: MNLRFCSNTARVTSRRSFLQQTAAGFGWLAFSALKAQRAACNKSTGNPLAPKKPHFAARAKRVIFLFMEGGPSHLDSFDWRPELARVGGDAKSRYLAPVFDFKPRGESGLMISDAYPQLAQQADELCLLNGMQTNNPGHHQAVVALHTGNENFVRPSVGAWVTYGLGSEADSLPGFVTIDPIVDKGGAANYGSAFLPATFQGTRLSSAARGLPNIRNRTLSGADQRKQLDFVQRANRRLLKQDASNPEIEGLIESAELAFRMQSSVPETLDLSRETQETQRLYGLDDQRTARFGTQCLMARRLAEQGVRFIQLTSNGWDHHSKMREAFEFKATATDKPIAGLIADLKQRDLLRDTLLVWGGEFGRQAGPDNNGGRGHNNKGFTMWMAGGGVKGGLRYGSTDELGREAVAGKMGTHDLHATILHLLGLDHEQLTYHYSGRDFRLTDVSGTVAHDIFS